One region of Dokdonia sp. 4H-3-7-5 genomic DNA includes:
- a CDS encoding tetratricopeptide repeat protein, whose protein sequence is MRIATLIIVFLLSATTYAQDMSAGFTLLETGKYEEAKVFFGEVLNDYPDNKTARLCYGRALGLSGDSAEARLLFTTLKADYPTDFEVGLNYAESLLWDSDFGAAKDFYETLVAKDSTSFSALLGYANTLSNLKEYDAAITYVNKALTVQPGNANAAVSKKFMRLGKANQLTTAFQYDAAIQLLKSALEDMPNDEQIISALANTYIAKKDYENANTMYSQLSDTLTSQVGKSLVAHLQKDDKLALSLAQESIAFAKADTTKIITANERYIQALIWNGKYATARTAIADLKVTFPTNQRVAALKATLGMYTGTFKKSIEVYNGILEKDSASFDGNLGIANAYRAQGNLDEAYAFAKNTLTFYPNQKDATGLMKTIESSLAPVIETRAAYTSDNGDNQAYSAGMTATLPFTSRFKTVFSYNYRTTENMTTNTMAYNTDASIGAHYRVINNTWLEGTLGFVKANASENEYTDVNGSVFIKSRPLPLQYLEIGYSRTLQDFNAALLDEKIFMNNYSLNYNMGTNINLGWYSGLMHTQQTDGNSRNLLFTSLYYNFTKNPTLKGGINYQYVGFKDQVPTLYFSPSKYQAVELFLDLTGQAGKWSYAANAAGGLQVVEEDEATTLFRLEARLQYAISNRFQVGAYGKYSNIASATAAGFEFMEVGLKLRWQVLEKGIIKM, encoded by the coding sequence ATGAGAATAGCAACATTAATTATCGTCTTCCTTTTAAGTGCAACAACATACGCTCAAGATATGTCTGCAGGTTTCACTTTATTAGAAACTGGAAAATATGAGGAGGCAAAAGTTTTTTTTGGAGAAGTACTTAATGACTATCCAGATAATAAGACAGCAAGACTCTGTTACGGTCGTGCTTTAGGCCTGAGCGGTGATAGCGCAGAAGCTAGATTATTATTTACAACACTAAAAGCAGATTACCCAACAGATTTTGAAGTTGGCTTAAACTATGCCGAATCTCTTTTATGGGATAGCGATTTTGGCGCTGCAAAGGACTTTTATGAAACCCTCGTTGCCAAAGACAGTACAAGCTTCTCTGCCCTACTCGGTTATGCAAACACGCTTTCTAACCTTAAGGAATATGACGCTGCAATCACTTATGTAAACAAAGCACTTACGGTACAACCTGGTAATGCAAATGCTGCCGTGTCAAAAAAGTTTATGCGTTTGGGTAAAGCAAACCAACTTACGACTGCTTTTCAATATGATGCTGCTATACAATTGCTTAAAAGTGCTCTTGAGGATATGCCTAACGATGAGCAAATCATAAGCGCGCTTGCAAATACGTATATCGCAAAGAAGGATTATGAGAATGCAAACACGATGTATAGCCAACTTTCAGATACCTTAACTTCTCAGGTAGGAAAGTCATTAGTTGCTCACTTACAGAAGGACGACAAACTTGCTTTATCACTAGCGCAGGAGAGTATCGCTTTCGCGAAAGCGGACACTACAAAAATCATTACCGCAAACGAGCGCTATATCCAGGCACTTATCTGGAACGGAAAATACGCCACGGCAAGAACTGCCATTGCCGATCTAAAAGTGACATTCCCAACAAACCAGCGCGTCGCTGCACTCAAAGCTACGCTAGGGATGTACACTGGGACTTTCAAGAAGAGTATCGAGGTGTATAACGGTATCCTCGAGAAGGACAGTGCCTCTTTTGACGGAAACCTAGGGATTGCAAATGCATACCGCGCACAGGGGAATCTAGATGAGGCTTACGCTTTCGCGAAAAATACCTTAACCTTCTACCCTAATCAGAAAGATGCTACTGGGTTAATGAAAACAATAGAAAGTAGCCTTGCTCCAGTGATTGAAACACGAGCTGCCTACACTTCTGATAATGGCGATAACCAAGCTTACTCTGCTGGAATGACGGCAACCCTACCATTTACAAGTAGATTTAAAACAGTGTTCTCATATAACTATAGAACTACTGAAAATATGACTACAAATACGATGGCATATAATACAGATGCATCTATAGGTGCTCACTATAGAGTGATTAATAATACGTGGTTAGAAGGTACGCTAGGGTTTGTAAAAGCAAATGCAAGCGAAAATGAATACACCGATGTAAATGGATCTGTTTTTATAAAATCAAGACCACTACCACTACAATATTTAGAGATAGGATATAGCAGAACGTTACAAGATTTTAACGCAGCGCTACTAGACGAAAAGATATTTATGAATAACTACTCCCTTAATTACAATATGGGAACAAACATTAATTTAGGTTGGTATTCTGGTCTTATGCACACGCAGCAAACGGATGGCAACTCTCGTAACTTACTATTTACTTCTTTATACTACAACTTTACAAAAAACCCAACGCTTAAAGGTGGTATCAATTACCAGTATGTAGGTTTTAAGGATCAAGTACCTACCTTATATTTTAGCCCATCAAAATACCAAGCAGTTGAGTTGTTTCTAGATCTTACAGGACAAGCAGGAAAGTGGAGCTATGCAGCAAACGCTGCTGGAGGTTTACAAGTAGTAGAAGAAGATGAGGCTACCACGCTATTTCGCTTAGAAGCTAGACTACAATATGCAATATCTAACCGTTTTCAAGTGGGTGCTTATGGAAAGTACAGTAACATCGCCTCTGCAACCGCAGCAGGATTTGAATTCATGGAAGTAGGCTTAAAACTGAGATGGCAAGTGCTTGAAAAAGGAATTATAAAGATGTAA